The Methylomarinum vadi genome has a window encoding:
- a CDS encoding ATP-binding protein has protein sequence MAEQDSSILIGYLTEVRGDGMEARIAEEHATELPVIKVGNEEILAGHVGSYVVIRQSDIGVLALVYKMWELDRFDQQGNRASDRFISLIPVGEIVGENTFVRGVRHYPTPGGKVYAVGLHEINTIFSKFRDYEFFIGQLATHKDYHLSLDPRALFGRHFAILGQSGSGKSWTVTSLIQHTIKAMPKSHLIMLDLHGEYCWKNDEGTVESAFPEERVNYVDAMDLEMPYWMMTYAELVDLFIDRDDSGASIQMAFMREVLQQLKRKEAKKIGLGAVSIDTPIYFSLAEMYVQFKNANEERKDFGKTKGALFGQFDEFLVRMQSRFNDVRYDFLLKPKKRNTSASMIDLLREFIGLGDKKANITVVDLSSVPTDVRPAVSAQVGRLAYEFNYWNPKRREFPITLICEEAHAYIPRERGGQFEGTKKMMERIAKEGRKYGVSIGVVSQRPTELSETMLSQCSSFICLRTTNPDDQQYIRGLVPEAEGDLTDILTSLGRGEALVLGEAAPLPTRVQIYRPNPEPKSNDVDYYNGWREGPDELDVEGIVNNWRTQTRA, from the coding sequence ATGGCAGAACAAGATTCCAGCATTTTGATTGGGTATTTGACCGAAGTTCGCGGTGACGGTATGGAAGCTCGGATAGCGGAAGAACATGCGACGGAATTGCCGGTTATCAAGGTGGGGAACGAGGAGATCCTGGCTGGACACGTCGGGTCTTATGTGGTCATCAGGCAATCGGACATCGGTGTGCTGGCCCTAGTCTATAAAATGTGGGAACTGGACCGTTTCGACCAACAAGGCAACCGGGCCAGCGATCGCTTCATCTCCCTCATTCCGGTCGGAGAAATCGTCGGTGAAAACACCTTTGTCAGAGGTGTCCGTCATTATCCGACACCCGGCGGGAAGGTCTATGCGGTCGGGTTGCACGAAATCAATACTATTTTCTCCAAATTTCGTGACTACGAATTTTTTATCGGCCAATTGGCTACCCATAAGGATTATCATCTGAGTCTCGATCCCAGGGCTTTGTTCGGTCGACATTTTGCCATTCTAGGGCAGTCCGGGTCGGGCAAGTCCTGGACCGTGACCAGCCTGATTCAGCACACCATCAAGGCCATGCCGAAGTCCCATTTGATCATGCTGGATCTGCACGGTGAGTATTGTTGGAAAAACGACGAGGGGACGGTCGAGTCCGCTTTTCCTGAGGAAAGAGTCAATTATGTCGATGCCATGGATTTGGAAATGCCTTACTGGATGATGACTTATGCCGAGTTGGTCGATTTGTTTATCGATAGAGACGATAGCGGTGCCTCGATACAAATGGCGTTCATGCGCGAGGTTTTGCAGCAATTGAAACGCAAAGAAGCGAAAAAAATCGGCCTGGGCGCTGTGTCGATCGACACGCCGATTTATTTTTCTTTGGCGGAAATGTATGTTCAGTTTAAAAACGCCAATGAGGAGCGAAAAGACTTCGGTAAGACCAAGGGGGCTTTGTTCGGCCAGTTCGACGAATTTCTAGTCAGAATGCAGAGTCGTTTTAACGATGTGCGTTATGATTTTCTGCTGAAGCCGAAAAAGCGTAACACCTCTGCGAGCATGATCGATCTGCTGCGAGAGTTCATCGGTTTGGGGGATAAGAAAGCCAATATTACCGTGGTCGATTTAAGTTCGGTGCCGACCGATGTCAGGCCGGCGGTATCCGCCCAAGTCGGCCGGCTTGCCTATGAATTCAATTACTGGAACCCGAAACGGCGCGAGTTCCCGATTACCTTGATTTGCGAGGAGGCGCATGCCTATATTCCACGGGAGAGAGGTGGACAATTCGAAGGCACCAAGAAAATGATGGAACGTATCGCCAAGGAAGGGCGGAAATACGGCGTGTCGATCGGAGTGGTCAGCCAACGGCCGACGGAGCTGTCTGAAACGATGCTGTCGCAATGCAGCTCCTTTATCTGTTTGCGCACGACTAACCCTGACGATCAGCAATATATCAGGGGCTTGGTGCCGGAAGCGGAGGGAGATTTAACCGATATCTTGACCTCGCTGGGCCGGGGGGAGGCGTTGGTGCTGGGTGAGGCCGCGCCTCTGCCGACCCGGGTGCAAATCTACCGACCTAATCCCGAACCGAAAAGTAATGATGTCGATTATTACAATGGTTGGCGCGAAGGTCCCGATGAGCTTGATGTCGAGGGCATCGTCAATAATTGGCGGACACAGACGCGTGCTTAA
- a CDS encoding FeoC-like transcriptional regulator, translated as MILSELKSYLQQQKRVSLNDLAIHFDIDADALRGMLGKWIGKGKVRQLPLNSSCGGSCCKCDPALTELYEWVDKSNADQ; from the coding sequence ATGATTTTGTCTGAATTAAAAAGTTATCTGCAACAGCAGAAAAGAGTGTCGCTGAATGATTTGGCGATTCATTTCGATATCGACGCCGACGCCTTGCGCGGTATGCTCGGCAAATGGATTGGCAAGGGTAAGGTTAGGCAGTTGCCGTTGAATTCATCCTGCGGCGGCAGTTGTTGTAAATGCGATCCTGCGTTGACCGAACTGTATGAATGGGTCGATAAAAGTAATGCAGATCAGTGA
- the feoB gene encoding Fe(2+) transporter permease subunit FeoB yields the protein MTKKQFVVGVVGNPNCGKTTLFNALTGSRQHVGNWPGVTVEKKTGEYTFEDIKIEVVDLPGTYSLESADDTVSLDEKVARDFVASNEADLIVNIIDASNIERNLYLTSQLLEMRVPMVVALNMMDSVTKRGIKIDTAAMSSLLGCPVIPMTASIGQGLQHLKQVVNDAFDHPAVPDVVIPYHREIEKAIDELLPRLAARAAEFSCDLRWLGLRLLENDTLARKIAGPDIIVLAEQLQTKVEDKADEEIDILTADARYSFVNELTQACVCKLHEVSRHTSEKIDLIVLNRFLGIPIFLLVMYAMFLFTINIGSAFIDFFDLAVGALLVDGLAIILQQLHLPEWLVVLIANGAGGGVQVVATFIPIVGFLFVFLSALEDSGYMSRAAFVMDRFMCMIGLPGKSFVPMIVGFGCNVPAIMATRTLDNRRDRILTNLMNPFMSCGARLPVYALFAAAFFPVGGQNLVFGLYLIGILVAVLTGLIMRHTLFKGEVTPFIMELPTYHLPTLQGIFLKTWERLKAFIFNAGKVIVPMVLVLNFLNALGTDGSFGQENSQKSVLSQIGRGLTPIFEPMGIAPDNWPATVGIFTGVLAKEAVVGTLDALYSQMGASEGEGQAEEDFDLTQALLEAWQTIPENLLDVAGNLLDPLGLDIGNVADMDSAASEQEVNTATFVAMQASFEGKVGAFAYLLFILLYAPCVAATAAIYRETSPGWAIFVVCWTTGLAYLTATLFYQVMTYSQHPQLTMLWLAVLSLFFVMVLAGLWMYGKTNQFEVVKNDFV from the coding sequence ATGACTAAAAAGCAGTTTGTCGTCGGGGTGGTGGGTAATCCAAATTGCGGGAAAACCACCTTATTTAATGCCTTAACCGGTTCCAGACAACATGTCGGTAACTGGCCTGGGGTTACCGTAGAAAAGAAAACCGGTGAATATACCTTTGAGGACATTAAAATTGAGGTGGTCGATCTGCCCGGTACGTATTCGCTGGAATCGGCCGATGATACCGTGTCGCTGGATGAAAAAGTGGCGCGGGACTTCGTTGCAAGCAATGAAGCCGATCTAATCGTCAATATTATCGATGCCAGCAATATCGAGCGCAATCTCTATTTAACCTCGCAATTGCTGGAAATGCGTGTACCGATGGTGGTCGCATTAAATATGATGGATTCGGTCACCAAGCGGGGTATCAAAATCGATACTGCGGCGATGTCCAGTTTATTAGGATGCCCGGTTATCCCCATGACCGCTTCCATCGGCCAAGGATTGCAACACTTAAAACAGGTCGTTAACGATGCATTCGATCATCCCGCGGTCCCCGATGTGGTGATTCCCTATCACAGGGAAATCGAAAAGGCCATCGATGAATTATTGCCCCGCCTTGCCGCTCGTGCGGCCGAGTTTTCCTGTGATTTGCGTTGGCTCGGCCTACGTTTGCTGGAAAACGATACCTTGGCCCGTAAAATTGCCGGCCCGGACATCATCGTGCTCGCCGAACAATTGCAAACGAAGGTAGAGGACAAGGCCGATGAAGAAATCGATATTTTGACTGCCGACGCCCGCTATAGCTTTGTCAACGAACTGACGCAAGCGTGCGTTTGCAAACTGCATGAAGTGTCCCGGCACACCAGTGAAAAAATCGATCTGATCGTATTAAACCGTTTTTTGGGAATTCCGATCTTTCTATTAGTAATGTATGCGATGTTTTTGTTCACGATTAACATTGGCAGTGCGTTCATCGACTTTTTCGACTTGGCCGTGGGCGCGTTACTCGTCGACGGCTTGGCTATCATCCTGCAACAATTACACTTGCCTGAATGGCTGGTTGTCTTGATTGCCAATGGTGCCGGTGGCGGCGTCCAGGTTGTGGCAACGTTCATTCCCATTGTCGGGTTCTTATTCGTATTTTTGTCGGCATTGGAAGATTCGGGATACATGTCGCGGGCCGCGTTTGTCATGGATCGGTTTATGTGCATGATCGGTTTACCGGGCAAGTCATTCGTGCCGATGATCGTCGGTTTCGGCTGCAACGTGCCGGCCATCATGGCGACGCGTACGCTGGACAATCGGCGTGACCGGATTTTGACCAATTTAATGAATCCGTTTATGTCGTGCGGCGCCAGGTTACCGGTTTATGCCTTGTTCGCCGCCGCATTTTTTCCGGTCGGTGGGCAAAACTTGGTATTCGGGTTGTATTTGATCGGTATCTTGGTCGCGGTGTTGACCGGTCTGATTATGCGCCATACGCTGTTCAAGGGGGAGGTGACACCGTTTATCATGGAGCTGCCGACTTACCATTTACCGACCTTGCAGGGTATTTTCCTGAAAACCTGGGAAAGATTGAAAGCATTCATTTTCAATGCCGGCAAGGTCATCGTGCCGATGGTTCTGGTGCTGAATTTTCTCAATGCCTTAGGGACGGACGGTAGTTTCGGCCAGGAAAACAGTCAGAAATCGGTATTGAGCCAGATTGGCAGAGGTTTGACGCCAATATTCGAGCCAATGGGAATAGCGCCGGATAACTGGCCGGCCACGGTCGGGATTTTTACCGGGGTGTTAGCCAAGGAAGCGGTCGTCGGTACGTTGGATGCGTTATATAGCCAAATGGGAGCCAGTGAAGGAGAGGGGCAGGCGGAGGAAGATTTCGATTTAACGCAAGCTCTGCTAGAAGCTTGGCAAACGATCCCCGAAAATCTGCTCGATGTGGCCGGTAACCTGTTGGATCCGTTGGGTTTGGATATCGGCAATGTCGCCGATATGGATTCGGCCGCCAGCGAACAAGAGGTTAATACGGCTACATTTGTCGCGATGCAGGCCAGTTTCGAAGGTAAAGTCGGGGCTTTTGCTTATCTGTTGTTCATTTTATTGTATGCTCCCTGTGTCGCGGCCACGGCGGCAATTTACCGAGAAACCAGCCCGGGATGGGCTATATTCGTGGTGTGTTGGACCACGGGGCTGGCTTATTTGACGGCGACCTTGTTTTACCAGGTGATGACCTACAGCCAGCATCCGCAGTTGACGATGCTTTGGCTTGCCGTGTTAAGTCTATTTTTTGTCATGGTTCTGGCTGGCCTATGGATGTATGGGAAGACCAATCAATTCGAAGTGGTGAAAAATGATTTTGTCTGA
- a CDS encoding FeoA family protein, with protein sequence MTQSLNAMTVGDSGKIVGFASSGKAYRKRLLAMGLTPGTMFTVTRFAPLGDPVEIKIRGFSLSLRKNEAAVLIVEKL encoded by the coding sequence ATGACACAAAGTTTAAATGCCATGACGGTCGGCGACTCGGGCAAAATTGTCGGGTTTGCCAGCTCGGGCAAGGCTTATCGAAAGCGTCTCTTAGCGATGGGATTGACGCCAGGAACAATGTTCACCGTGACTCGCTTTGCCCCTTTGGGTGATCCGGTCGAAATAAAGATTCGCGGTTTTTCCTTGTCCTTACGGAAAAATGAAGCAGCCGTGTTGATTGTCGAGAAATTATGA
- a CDS encoding LapA family protein produces MRLLALIVFFAVFIIALIFSVLNFQSVQIDLYFFTISLPLTVALTIELFAGILIGFLAALMHIVKLKAQYAQLSKKIDKTIVK; encoded by the coding sequence ATGAGACTTTTGGCTTTAATCGTATTTTTTGCAGTCTTTATTATTGCGTTGATTTTCTCCGTGCTGAATTTTCAATCGGTACAGATCGATCTTTACTTCTTCACCATTTCCCTCCCGCTTACGGTTGCCCTGACCATTGAATTATTTGCCGGTATTCTGATCGGCTTTCTCGCCGCATTGATGCATATTGTCAAGCTTAAAGCCCAATATGCTCAGTTGAGTAAGAAAATAGATAAAACTATTGTCAAATAA
- a CDS encoding integration host factor subunit beta yields the protein MTKSELIETLARQQPHLALKDVELAVKCIIEQMSETLASGERIEIRGFGSFSLHHRPPRMGRNPKTGESVSLTEKYVPHFKPGKELRDRVDASREKYKIID from the coding sequence GTGACAAAATCAGAATTAATTGAAACGCTTGCAAGACAGCAGCCCCATCTTGCCTTAAAAGATGTGGAGCTGGCGGTGAAATGTATTATCGAGCAGATGAGTGAAACATTGGCCAGTGGCGAAAGAATTGAAATTCGTGGCTTTGGCAGCTTTTCCCTGCATCATCGCCCTCCGAGAATGGGTAGAAACCCGAAAACCGGAGAATCCGTTTCGTTGACCGAGAAATACGTTCCGCATTTTAAACCTGGTAAGGAATTACGTGACCGCGTCGATGCATCGCGCGAAAAATACAAAATTATTGATTAA
- the rpsA gene encoding 30S ribosomal protein S1 — protein MSESFAELFEESLAKTEMRPGAMLTGTVIDIENEFVIVSTQAKSEGVIPKWQFLNADGDLEVEVGDEIEVALDLFEDGLGSTLLSRDKAKKNKAWGELETAFENDETVVGRITGKVRGGFTVAVGALRAFLPGSLVDVRPIRDTTFLEGRDLEFKVIKIDQKRNNVVLSRRAVVEKEYSEEREELMKTLEDGAIVTGVVKNLTDYGAFIDLGGIDGLLHITDMAWRRVRHPSECVEIGQEVQVKVLKFDKEKTRVSLGMKQMEEDPWQNIARRYPAGTRVFGKVNNLTDYGCFVEIEEGVEGLVHVSEMDWTNKNVNPAKVVQLGDEVEVMVLEIDEERRRISLGMKQCRPNPWDEFAATHNKGDKISGKIKSITDFGIFIGLDGGIDGLVHMSDISWNENDEEAIRKYKKGDEVETVILAVDSERERISLGIKQLEQDPFQNYIALHEKGSLVNGTVKEVDAKGAVITLAENVEGYLRASEIQRDRVEDARTLLNVGDEIEAKFIGVDKKAKSISLSIKAKDIEEESNAIKDYSQQNAAGTPTLGDIFKQIDK, from the coding sequence ATGAGCGAAAGCTTTGCTGAGTTATTTGAAGAGAGTTTAGCCAAGACTGAAATGCGTCCTGGTGCAATGTTAACGGGTACTGTGATTGATATCGAAAATGAATTCGTTATCGTCAGTACTCAAGCCAAATCTGAAGGTGTAATTCCGAAATGGCAGTTTTTGAATGCGGATGGCGACCTGGAGGTTGAAGTTGGCGATGAAATTGAGGTGGCTCTCGATTTATTCGAAGATGGACTCGGCTCCACGCTTCTTTCCCGCGATAAAGCTAAGAAAAACAAAGCCTGGGGTGAACTGGAGACAGCCTTCGAAAACGACGAAACGGTGGTCGGTCGCATCACCGGGAAGGTTCGCGGCGGTTTCACTGTGGCGGTTGGCGCGCTACGTGCCTTCTTGCCGGGTTCTTTGGTGGATGTACGCCCCATCAGAGACACGACTTTCCTGGAAGGCCGTGATTTGGAATTCAAGGTCATCAAAATTGACCAAAAACGTAACAACGTCGTATTGTCGCGTCGTGCCGTCGTCGAGAAAGAGTACAGCGAAGAAAGAGAAGAGTTGATGAAAACTCTGGAAGATGGCGCTATTGTCACCGGTGTGGTCAAAAACCTGACCGATTACGGTGCGTTTATCGACCTGGGCGGTATCGACGGCCTGTTGCATATCACCGATATGGCATGGCGTCGTGTTCGTCATCCTTCCGAGTGTGTTGAAATCGGGCAAGAAGTTCAAGTTAAAGTCTTGAAGTTCGACAAAGAAAAAACCCGCGTCTCGCTGGGCATGAAGCAAATGGAGGAAGATCCATGGCAAAACATCGCCCGTCGTTATCCTGCCGGTACTCGCGTGTTCGGTAAGGTTAACAACCTGACCGACTACGGTTGCTTCGTTGAGATCGAAGAAGGCGTTGAGGGGCTGGTACACGTTTCTGAAATGGATTGGACCAACAAAAACGTCAATCCGGCCAAAGTAGTTCAGCTGGGTGATGAAGTCGAAGTCATGGTTCTGGAAATCGACGAGGAGCGTCGTCGTATTTCACTGGGCATGAAACAATGCCGTCCGAATCCTTGGGATGAATTTGCGGCAACTCATAACAAAGGCGATAAAATCAGCGGTAAGATCAAATCTATCACTGATTTCGGTATCTTCATCGGTTTGGATGGTGGTATCGATGGTCTGGTTCACATGTCCGATATTTCCTGGAACGAGAACGACGAAGAGGCGATCCGCAAGTACAAAAAAGGTGACGAAGTCGAAACCGTTATTCTGGCAGTGGATTCCGAACGTGAGCGTATCTCTTTGGGTATCAAACAGCTGGAACAAGATCCATTCCAAAACTACATCGCGTTGCATGAAAAAGGTAGCCTGGTTAACGGTACCGTGAAGGAAGTCGATGCCAAAGGCGCTGTCATCACATTGGCTGAAAATGTCGAAGGCTATTTAAGAGCTTCCGAGATTCAGCGTGACCGGGTCGAAGACGCCCGTACCCTGTTGAATGTAGGCGATGAGATCGAAGCCAAGTTTATCGGTGTCGATAAAAAAGCTAAATCCATTTCACTGTCAATCAAAGCGAAGGATATCGAGGAAGAGTCCAATGCCATTAAAGATTACAGTCAGCAGAACGCGGCTGGCACACCGACATTGGGTGATATCTTTAAACAAATAGATAAATAA
- the cmk gene encoding (d)CMP kinase → MNIPVLTIDGPSGAGKGTVCRAIAKKLGWHYLDSGSIYRSLAIAVLKAGVDVRDVGAVTEVAQAMSLEFDCGDELTVRLDGENITPQLASETTGNTASVVAAYPEVRAVLLQKQKDFQQPPGLVADGRDMGTVVFPEAEYKVYLTASAEERAKRRYKQLIEKGIGANLDQITSEIEARDRRDQERNIAPLAMAEDALYLDSSDLTIEQVIEKVMNLVR, encoded by the coding sequence ATGAATATACCGGTTTTGACTATCGATGGTCCTAGCGGGGCCGGGAAAGGCACGGTTTGCCGTGCGATCGCCAAAAAATTGGGCTGGCATTATCTCGATAGCGGTTCCATCTATCGCTCCCTGGCAATCGCCGTATTGAAAGCGGGTGTCGATGTTCGGGATGTCGGTGCCGTGACCGAGGTGGCGCAAGCGATGTCGTTAGAATTCGATTGCGGCGATGAGCTGACTGTTAGGCTCGATGGCGAGAATATTACGCCGCAATTGGCCAGCGAGACCACCGGTAATACCGCTTCGGTTGTGGCAGCCTATCCCGAAGTACGGGCGGTGCTGCTGCAAAAACAAAAGGACTTCCAGCAGCCGCCTGGGTTGGTGGCCGATGGGCGGGATATGGGGACGGTGGTGTTTCCCGAAGCCGAATATAAGGTCTATTTGACCGCCAGTGCCGAGGAAAGGGCGAAAAGGCGATATAAACAGTTGATTGAAAAAGGAATCGGTGCTAACCTTGATCAAATTACCAGCGAGATAGAAGCCCGTGACCGCCGCGATCAAGAGCGTAATATCGCTCCTTTGGCGATGGCGGAGGATGCGCTATATTTGGATTCATCGGATTTAACTATCGAGCAGGTGATCGAGAAAGTAATGAATTTGGTCCGCTAG
- the aroA gene encoding 3-phosphoshikimate 1-carboxyvinyltransferase, producing the protein MAEITYTVNPGGSLRGEIRVPGDKSMSHRSIMLGSIAEGVTHVTGFLNAEDALATLQAFRAMGVEIEGPVNGEVTIHGVGKHGLKQPEQPLYLGNSGTSMRLLCGLLSGQAFDTVLTGDKSLESRPMRRVTEPLVLMGAQIETQPDGTAPLKIKGGANLKGIHYDMPIASAQVKSCLLLAGMYAKGETSVTEPAPTRDHTERMLNGFSYPVVREGNKAIIDSEGKLKACEIDVPSDISSAAFFLVGASIAPDSDVTLKHVGINPTRTGVIDILRLMGADIEIMNERSVGGEPVADIRVRSSQLQGIDIPEDLVPLAIDEFPVLFVAAACAEGQTRLTGAKELRVKESDRIQVMADGLQILGVDAQPTEDGMVINGSAIGGGTVDSHGDHRIAMAFSIAGLRANDTIRIQDCENVNTSFPEFRELATNLGLNLASE; encoded by the coding sequence ATGGCAGAAATTACATATACAGTTAACCCCGGCGGCAGTTTGCGCGGTGAAATCAGGGTCCCGGGCGACAAATCCATGTCACATCGCTCCATTATGCTGGGGTCTATAGCGGAAGGCGTGACCCATGTGACCGGTTTCCTGAATGCCGAGGATGCGCTGGCGACCTTGCAGGCGTTTCGTGCCATGGGAGTAGAAATCGAAGGGCCTGTCAATGGCGAAGTGACGATTCACGGCGTTGGCAAGCATGGTTTGAAACAACCCGAGCAGCCGCTTTATTTGGGTAACTCCGGAACCTCTATGCGGTTATTGTGCGGTTTGTTATCCGGGCAAGCATTCGATACCGTGCTGACCGGCGACAAGTCGTTGGAGTCCCGGCCGATGCGGCGGGTTACCGAACCATTGGTGCTGATGGGGGCGCAGATCGAAACTCAACCGGATGGTACCGCGCCGTTGAAAATAAAGGGTGGAGCAAACTTAAAAGGCATTCATTACGACATGCCGATAGCGAGTGCACAGGTCAAGTCCTGTTTGCTCTTGGCCGGTATGTATGCCAAGGGCGAGACCAGCGTGACCGAGCCGGCGCCGACCCGCGATCATACCGAGCGCATGCTGAACGGTTTTTCCTATCCGGTGGTGCGGGAAGGCAATAAAGCGATTATCGATTCCGAGGGAAAACTGAAGGCTTGTGAAATCGATGTGCCTAGTGATATTTCCTCAGCAGCATTTTTCTTGGTTGGAGCCAGCATCGCCCCGGATTCCGATGTCACGTTGAAACACGTCGGTATCAATCCCACGCGGACCGGCGTGATCGATATTTTGCGTCTGATGGGTGCCGATATCGAGATCATGAACGAACGCTCGGTCGGTGGCGAGCCTGTGGCCGATATTCGGGTTCGCTCCAGCCAATTGCAAGGCATCGATATCCCCGAAGACTTGGTGCCATTGGCGATCGACGAGTTCCCGGTGTTGTTTGTCGCGGCAGCTTGTGCCGAAGGGCAAACGCGTTTGACAGGGGCCAAGGAATTACGCGTCAAGGAATCCGACCGGATTCAGGTGATGGCGGACGGCCTGCAGATACTCGGTGTCGATGCCCAGCCTACCGAGGACGGTATGGTCATCAACGGCAGCGCCATCGGCGGCGGAACCGTCGATTCGCATGGCGATCACCGCATCGCGATGGCGTTCTCGATCGCGGGTTTACGCGCCAATGATACGATTAGGATTCAGGATTGCGAGAACGTGAATACCTCTTTTCCGGAATTTCGCGAATTAGCGACGAATTTGGGTTTGAATCTGGCTAGTGAATAA
- a CDS encoding prephenate dehydrogenase: MLFDKLCIIGVGLIGSSVARAARKQGLCKQVVAFGRETDNPNLVRAKQLGVVDRFYTDIEPAVTDADCVVIAVPVGAAETIFKLLQPYWNDTAVYTDVCSTKGSIVSAAKAVFGRVPSNFIPAHPIAGAERSGVEAGMADLFENKRLIITPLQDSHEVALEKVTRFWEGMGAAVSLMDVAHHDTVLAATSHLPHILAFALVDLLGRKDEQVEIFKFAAGGFKDFSRIASSDPTMWLDICMANKQEIIPLIQQLQAELSKIQQMLEHDESQQLFATFTYAREARQRFLDQLEK; this comes from the coding sequence ATGCTATTTGATAAACTTTGCATAATTGGCGTTGGTTTGATTGGCAGTTCCGTGGCGAGAGCTGCGCGCAAACAGGGGTTGTGCAAACAAGTCGTGGCCTTTGGCCGGGAAACCGATAACCCGAACTTAGTACGCGCCAAGCAGTTGGGGGTTGTCGACCGGTTTTATACCGATATCGAACCGGCCGTCACGGATGCCGATTGCGTAGTGATTGCCGTGCCGGTCGGCGCGGCCGAAACGATCTTCAAGCTATTGCAACCCTATTGGAATGATACGGCTGTCTATACCGATGTTTGCAGCACCAAGGGCAGCATCGTCAGTGCCGCTAAGGCGGTGTTCGGACGGGTGCCGAGTAATTTTATTCCGGCTCACCCGATCGCCGGCGCCGAACGCAGTGGCGTCGAGGCGGGCATGGCGGATTTATTCGAAAACAAGCGCTTGATCATCACGCCTTTGCAGGATAGTCATGAGGTCGCGCTGGAGAAAGTGACCCGCTTTTGGGAAGGCATGGGGGCGGCTGTGTCGCTGATGGATGTGGCGCATCACGACACGGTGTTGGCGGCCACCAGTCATCTGCCGCATATCTTGGCCTTCGCCCTGGTCGATTTATTGGGGCGTAAGGATGAGCAGGTCGAAATCTTTAAGTTTGCCGCCGGTGGCTTCAAGGATTTCAGTCGCATCGCCTCCAGCGATCCCACCATGTGGCTGGATATCTGCATGGCCAATAAGCAGGAAATCATTCCGCTGATTCAGCAACTGCAGGCTGAATTGAGCAAAATTCAACAGATGCTGGAACATGATGAGAGTCAGCAGCTTTTCGCAACCTTTACGTATGCCAGAGAAGCACGGCAACGTTTTCTTGATCAGTTAGAAAAATAA
- the hisC gene encoding histidinol-phosphate transaminase — MNKKHSISTLAVAGVQKLVPYVPGKPIEELERELGLSDIVKLASNENPLGTNPRVAQAIQKTLPELTRYPDGNGFKLKVALAEKLSVDSAQITLGNGSNEILELVARTFLTPDLDVVFSQHAFAVYPIVTQAVGATARIVPAKDYGHDLSAMSEQINDRTRLVFIANPNNPTGTLLQPDELEAFIKALPSTVLCVLDEAYHEYVAPDRRARSIDWLRAYPNLIITRTFSKAYGLAGLRVGYSLSSLEIADLLNRVRQPFNNNMLALAAAETALSDRDYLHRTVAANAAGMQQLTVAFRTLGLEWIPSAGNFVSVDLGRPALPIYEALLRKGVIVRPVANYEMPNHLRVSIGTERENQVFITALSQVLNAI; from the coding sequence ATGAATAAAAAACATAGCATCAGTACCTTGGCGGTGGCAGGGGTGCAAAAACTCGTTCCTTATGTTCCGGGCAAGCCGATAGAGGAATTGGAGCGGGAGTTGGGGCTCAGCGATATCGTCAAACTGGCGTCCAATGAAAATCCTTTGGGCACAAATCCCCGCGTCGCTCAAGCGATTCAGAAAACCTTGCCGGAATTGACCCGTTATCCCGACGGCAACGGTTTTAAATTGAAAGTCGCCCTGGCGGAAAAATTGTCTGTCGATTCGGCGCAGATCACCCTGGGTAACGGTTCCAACGAAATCCTGGAGCTGGTCGCCAGAACCTTTCTGACACCGGATCTGGATGTAGTGTTCTCGCAACATGCGTTCGCGGTCTATCCGATCGTGACCCAAGCGGTTGGCGCCACGGCCCGAATTGTTCCGGCCAAGGACTATGGACACGATTTGTCCGCGATGTCGGAGCAGATCAATGACAGAACCCGTCTGGTTTTTATCGCCAATCCGAACAACCCGACCGGCACGTTGTTGCAACCGGACGAGTTGGAGGCGTTCATAAAGGCATTGCCGAGTACGGTGCTCTGTGTATTGGATGAAGCCTATCATGAATACGTTGCACCCGACAGGCGTGCCAGGTCGATCGATTGGCTGCGCGCTTATCCGAATCTGATTATCACGCGGACCTTTTCCAAGGCTTACGGCTTGGCTGGTCTGCGTGTCGGTTATAGCTTGTCTTCGCTGGAAATCGCCGATTTGTTAAATCGGGTCAGGCAGCCTTTCAATAACAACATGCTTGCGCTGGCGGCCGCCGAGACCGCGCTGTCCGATCGAGATTATTTGCATAGAACGGTCGCGGCGAACGCTGCCGGCATGCAACAGTTGACGGTGGCTTTTCGAACATTGGGGTTGGAGTGGATTCCGTCGGCAGGCAATTTTGTTTCGGTTGATCTCGGCAGGCCCGCTTTGCCGATTTATGAAGCCTTGCTGAGAAAAGGCGTGATCGTGCGGCCGGTCGCCAATTACGAGATGCCGAATCATTTGCGGGTCAGTATCGGTACGGAAAGGGAGAACCAAGTATTCATTACCGCGTTGAGTCAAGTGTTAAATGCTATTTGA